From Bacillota bacterium:
TGGCAATGCAGCGGATCTTTGATGAGCTCAATGGGGATGAGGGTCTGCTGGTGGCTAGCCGGGTTGCCGACGAAGCGGGTATTACCCGCTCGGTGGTGGTCAACGCCCTGCGGAAACTGTCCTCGGCCAACGTGATCGAATCTCGGTCGCTTGGGATGAAGGGTACCTATCTGCGGATTCTGAACAAGGAGCTGAGGGCGGAACTGGAGAGACAACGTTACCCCTATCCAGCGGAGACAGCCGAGCTTAAGAGGAAGAAAGCATAACCAAGCTGGTTATTTCGGAGGGTCAGGGTTTTTCCCCTGGCCCTTTTTCATTTCTGTCCCTCGATGGACGATGGGGGCTTGATACTTCTCTGTTAATCGGTCTAAGGCTAAGGACAACCTTCGTTTGGATTCGTCCTCGAAAAGAGAGGCCTGTTGGTGGCGACTCAGTTTGGATACACCGACACCGATTAGCCGAAAGGGACGATTCCGTCGGGGTAGTCTCTCCAAAAGCCGACATGCTTCGTAGTAGATCGTATCATCATCCTGAAAGGTATATTCCTTCGTGGTGCTCCGGGTCACAGTGTAAAAGTCGTTGTAACGGGCTTTTAGTGTGATGGTCTGGGCCGAAAGACACTGTGCCCTTAGTCTATGGCCTATGGCGGCTGCTTGTTCAGCCAAGATGCCCTTGATTTGGGCCAGATCAGCAGTATCGGTGGAAAAGGTGGTTTCGTGGCTGATAGATTTGGCCTCAGAATTAGGCGTCACTTGCCTATGGTCGATGCCGTTGGCTAGTTGCCAGATGACGGGGCCACTATTGCCCAGAATCCTGGCCAGGTATTCGGGAGACTTGGTACGTACATCTTTTATAGTATGAATTCCATAGCGCTGTAGTTGTCTTTGGGTTTGGGTACCGACGCCCCAGATTTTGCTTACCGGTAACGGATCCAAGATAGTATGCACATTGTCTTGGTCGATGATGACTAAACCATCGGGTTTTTGGAGATCAGAGGCTATTTTGGCCAAGAACATATTCGGGGCAATGCCCACGGAGGCCGTCAGTCCCACCTCGGACCAAATCCTTGATTTAATGGTCTGACCCATCTCCTGACGGTCTTTGTAAAAATGCTCGCATCCCGTCATATCGAGGAAGGCCTCATCGACGGAGAGGTGTTCTACCACCGGGGTGAACTGGTAGAAGGTCCTGTGAATTATCGTGGAGATCTCATGGTAATAGTCCAGGTCGGGAGGGAGAAAAACCGCATGGGGACAGAGTTTGCGGGCTTGGGCCATGGGCATCGCGGAACGGACCCCATATTTTCTGGCCTCGTAGGAGCAAGTAGATACAACCCCTCTGGGACCTAACCCTCCCACAATTACAGGTTTGTTCTGATACTCGGGATTCCGCTTCTGTTCGATGGCTGCAAAGAAGGCGTCGAGATCGACGTGCACGATGGTGGCCACGGAATTCCCCTCCTTTGGCAGTATTATATCAATGACTGTTTGGGAGAACAATCTAGGGAACTGTGAGGAGGGGACAAGCACATTTCGGTCTCAAACCAAGTCGGTTGAGGGTGGATTGCATGGTTGCGCAGGCGCTGTTCGGAGACTTCCCCAACGATGAGTTTGTCCCAGTGAAAGGACGTGGGTCAGCACTAAAGAGTCTGTCCCTTTTGCTGATCCGAGAGGTTCGGCCCATGGACAGCTGAAGCTTGTCTTTCCCATTCAATGATTGAGATGGTTATTATTCTTGGGTATAATTGAACTGGTAACGTATGAAGACGGGCTCAAGAACTAGGGCGCTTGGCGACTTGGTAGGATTTGCTCCGATTAACAAGGGGTTTTTGGCACCGCAGGTTGCAAAGCTTACAGGGATACCATATTGTTAAGTTGAAGGCTTGCCCATAGATGATAAGGGGAGGGGTGGGGAATGGGTGAGCGAATAGAGCCCAAGTGGCCGGTACGGTTGCTTTCGTTTGCCCGGGCGTTTACCGTAGGCTTGGCCTACTATTCGGTGCATAGATTCCCCGGGCTTACTTCTTCTTTTGTAGCGATCTTTACGGCCCTTTTGCCCTTTGATTTGATGGTGTCCCTGCCGAGTTTGCGTACCCGTCGGGCGGCGGTGAAACAGATTGTGCTTGTCGTTGTTCCCAGGATCACCGCCACGGCCTTGACCCTGTTTAAGGGGTTGTTTATCGGGATTATCTTTGGTACTATTACCCGATTGGGCCTTCCGGTATTCTTCGGAGCGGTGCTGACCGCCGGAATCGCCTATAGTATAGCTGTAGCTACCAAATGGAATATTTCGGGTTACGTGGGAATGATCGCTGGGCTGAACGTTTTCCAGGAAATCGTGGCGGCGTCAGTGGCCGAGGAAATGTTGATGACGGTGTTGAAGGTCAGCTTAATCGCTTCCTACGGGACCTTTGGAGCATTGCTGGCCGGCTGGGGAGCGGGGTTGCTGATCGGACTAGTGACCCGACTCTTTTTACCCCGAGGCTATCGATACTTGAAGAGCGCGGCCTATGACCAACCCTTGGAGTATCGACCGTTTAAGGAAGTGACTGGGACAGGCAATGAAATGGCGCTACTTACACTGACCATTTCGGAGGACAGTCCCTTGGCGGGAAGCACTTTAGCTCAACTTGCCCTTAAGGAACGGTTCAACGCCTATGTGCTTTCGATCCACCGGGGAGAGACGCACATTCCTGCACCCAGCGGTAAAGACTATCTGTATCCCAACGATCAGGCTTTGATCTGGATACCTAAAGAGAGGGTACCAGAACTACTTTCTACAGCGCGAAGGAGCCATGAAAATGAGCAGCAAGAGATTCAGTTATGGGGGCCAGGCGGTAATTGAAGGCGTGATGATGCGTGGTCGTAGAACCATGGCCATTGCCGTAAGGAATAACAATCGGGACATTGTCCTGAATGAAGAAACATTGCAGCCCTTGGCGGACAAGTATCCCTTCCTCGGTTGGCCCATCATCCGGGGGGCGGTTTCCCTCGTGGAGACTCTGGTGATTTCTATCAAAGCTCTCAACTATTCTGCTAGTGTTATTGCCGAGGATGAGGGAGAAGAACTGGGTACGAAGGAACTGGTCCTTACAATGGCGATGGCCCTGTTGCTTACGGTGGGCATCTTCATTGTGTTACCGGCGTTTTTGTTGCGTTTTGTTCAGAGTCATATCACTAGTAATGTGCTTTTGAATGTGGTGGAGGGATTAATCAAGATCACCCTGTTTGTGTCCTATATCGCGCTGATCTCCCAGATGGCAGATATTCGGCGGGTCTTTCAGTACCATGGAGCCGAACACAAGACCATCAATTGCTACGAGCAGGGTGAGGAGCTGACGCTGAACAATGTGCGCAAGCACAGCCCCATCCATGCCCGTTGTGGCACAAACTTCATCTTGATCGTCTTCTTTACCAGTATCTTTATTTTCTCCTTCTTTGGTCGTCCACCCTTTTTGATTCGTGTGTTGACCCATTTGGCGATTCTACCCTTGGTGGCTGGTTTGTCCTATGAGGTGATTAAACTGGCCGGCAAAAAGAATGCCAACCCCTTGGTACGGGCGGTCGCCAAACCGGGCCTACTTTTGCAGAAACTCACTACTCGGGAACCGGACGACGATCAGATCATGGTGGCGATCCGTTCGTTGGAAGCCGTGTTGAACCAAGAAGAGAGAAAGAATCAGAACGCTTAGAAGATTAGTGTAAGGCTAAAGACGGGGTGTTATCTAGATGTTTGAGCAATTGGCGAGTGCGGAAAAGCGGTATGAAGAGCTGACAAAGAAGTTGGGGGATCCGGAGATTATCGGTCAGCAGCAGTTGTATACCCAATATGCAAAGGAGCATGCGGATCTCGGCCGTTTGGTAGAGCTTTACCGGGAGTACAAGGCAGTGGAGGAGGAGCTGTCCGAGCTGGACACCATGTCCGAGGACGATCCGGACTTGGCGGCCCTTATCGAAGAAGAACGGGAAAAACTCACGGTGCGGAAGGAGAAGCTCACTAAGGAGCTAAGGTTGATGCTGCTACCGAAGGATCCCAATGACGATAAGAACGTCATTATGGAGATCCGGGCCGGGGCCGGTGGTGAGGAGGCCGCCCTATTTGCCGCGGATCTGTTTCGTATGTACAACCGCTATGCGGAAACGGTTAACTGGAAAGTGGAAACTATGAGTACCAGCACCACGGGGCTGGATGGGTTGAAAGAGGTTATCTTTATGGTCAGTGGCAAGGGTGCCTACAGCCGACTCAAGTATGAAAGCGGCGTGCACCGGGTCCAACGGGTTCCTGCCACGGAGGCCAGCGGGCGGATCCATACTTCGACGGCGACGGTCGCCGTTTTACCCGAAGCGGAAGAAGTGGAAGTAGAGATTAACCCCCAGGACATCCGGATCGATGTCTTCCGGTCCACTGGTCCCGGTGGACAAAGTGTGAACACCACAGATTCCGCGGTGCGCATTACCCACCTTCCTACGGGGATCGTGGTCAGCTGTCAAGATGAGAAATCACAGCACAAGAACCGGGAAAAGGCAATGAAGATTCTGCGGGCTCGCCTGCTGGACAAGATACAGCGGGAACAGCAGGAGAAGCTTTCTAGTGAAAGGCGCAGTCAGGTGGGTACCGGAGAAAGGTCTGAGCGGATCCGGACGTACAATTTCCCCCAAGGTCGAGTTACGGATCACCGGATCGGTTTGACTTTATACAATCTCGATCAAGTGATGGATGGCGAGTTGGACTTGATCATCGAGCCGTTAATCGAGGCGGAACAGAAACTGGCCCTGGGAAATCTGGAGGAGCAGAAGTAGATGGGGCAACCGAGTCGGAAAGTATTAGAGCTTTTGACCCTATCCACCGATTACCTGAAAAAGGCGGGGGTGGATACACCCCGACTGGATGCCGAGGTGTTGCTGGCCTATTGTTTAGGGCTTGAGCGGATTTGGCTGTATGTTTACCACGATCGTCCCGTTACGGAGGAAGAGCTGAATTGCTATCGCCGGCTCATCGCCCGCCGGGGCAAGCACTGCCCTGTGGCTTATCTTACGGGGGAGAAGGAATTCATGTCCCTGTCATTTCACGTGACCCCGGATGTGCTAATTCCACGGCCAGATACGGAGATACTAGTAGAGTCGGTGATTACACGGGTATCCGCCAGTTTTCCCGAGGGGGAAGTACGGATTGTGGACATAGGCACCGGCAGTGGTGCCATCGCGGTGTCCCTGGCCCACTTGCTACCCCATGTGTCTGTGATGGCTTTGGACATTAGTCCGAAGGCCTTAACCATAGCAGAGGATAATGCCCAGCGACATGGGGTTGCTTCCCGGTGCCGCTTTCTCCGCAGTGATTTACTCTCGGGCTTGCCCCCGGGGTATCAGGCCCATGTTTTGGTGAGTAATCCACCCTATATTTCCCTCCCCCAATGGGAGGAGTTACCCCGGTCGGTCCGGGAATATGAGCCTGAGATCGCCCTGAAGGCGGGGGCTGATGGCCTTGACTTTTACCGGCGGATCTTCCAGGAAGCCCCACCCTATCTGTTACCGGGGGGCTACTTGTTTTTGGAGATCGGTGCGGGACAAAGGGAAGCGGTCTGCCAGCTGGGAATGGCCAAGGGGTGGAACCTGGAAGAGGTACACAAAGATCATGCAGGGATCGAACGAGTTCTCGTTTTCTGCCAGGAAGACAATTCGAGGTGGAATTAGTTGCCTAAAGATACACTATTTTTGGACATGCGCACAGGGATCGATGAGGGGCAGATGGCCCAGGCGGCCGCGATCTTACGCCAGGGCGGTCTGGTGGCCTTTCCCACTGAAACGGTCTACGGCTTAGGCGCCAATGCCTTGGACGAAGTTGCGGTGGCAGGTATTTTTCAGGCCAAAGGAAGACCCCAGGATAACCCCTTGATCGTCCACGTTGCGGAGCAGGAACAGTTGTATGACCTGGTTCAGAGTGTTCCCTCCTGTGCTCGGGATCTCATAGGGCGCTTTTGGCCTGGCCCTTTGTCCTTGATTTTCAAGAAGGCTCCACAGGTGCCCCTGCGTACCACCGGGGGCCTGGACACGGTGGCGATCCGGATGCCGGATCATCCGGTGGCTCTGAAGCTGATCGCCGAAGCCCAGGTACCCGTGGCCGCACCCAGTGCCAATGTCTCCGGGCGTCCGTCCCCGACGACGGCGGCTCACGTCCACAGGGACCTGGCGGGAAGAATTGATTGTATCATCGATGGTGGCCCCACGGGGATCGGGGTGGAGTCCACGGTGTTGGACCTGACCAGCACCCCACCGATGGTGTTGCGTCCAGGGGGTGTAACCGTCGAAGAGCTGAGGGAGATCCTCGGTCCGGTGGATCTGGATCCCGCCCTGGAGGAAGAGCGCACGGTGCGCATCGCCCGTTCGCCTGGGATGAAGTATCGTCATTACGCTCCCGTAGCCAGGGTGCACTTGGTGCTTGATCGTCCGGGGGTGGAAAAGCGGGTGGAGGCTTTGGCGGGGGAACTGGCCAAGGCGGGCCGGCGGGTAGCCGTCATGGCTCCGGCCGAGAGCATTCCCTTATACACCAATGGCCAGTTGCTCTTGGAACCGATGGGCCAGGTCCAGAAACCCGTGACCATCGCAGCCAACCTATACGGACTGCTCCGAAAAATGGATCACCTCGGTGTTGATGATATTGTTGTGCAGGGGATAGAGGAGAAGGGACTGGGTCTTGCGATCATGAATCGCTTGCGCAAGGCGGCTGGTGGAAGGATCGTGTCATAATCCCTTATGTAAAGGAGTGAAGGGCATTAAGACCATATTGTTCGTCTGTACCGGTAACACTTGTCGTTCCCCCATGGCGGAAGGACTCTTGAAAAAACGTCTGAGGGAACTGGGGAGAACTGATATCAAGGTGCTGTCCCGGGGAGTCGCTGTGGGATATGCGGCACCGGCCAGTGAGAACGCGCAGAAGGTGATGGCAGAGGATTACCAGGTGGATCTGGAACGTCATCGGGCGGCCCTGCTGACCGCAGAGGACCTTAAGGGGGCTAGCTTGGTCTTGACTATGACCCGGCGACACAAGGAACTGCTTGAACAGGAGTTCCCCTGGATCCGGGACAGACTCTTTACACTGAAGGAGTATGCGGCTTTGCGGTCGGAGCAGGAAGGAAAGTACGGCGATGGACCCGAAGATTTAGACATTGCCGATCCCTTCGGGCAAGGGGTAGAGATCTACCGGAAAAGTGCCAGGGAGATCGAAAAGGCAATTGAAGTGCTCTTGCTTGACTTGGTAAAGGGTGATTCTTGGGGAGGTAGTCACATGGTTGTTGCATTGGGTTGCGATCATGCTGGCGTACAGTTGAAAGCGGAGATCATCGAGTACTTGAAGGAGAAGAACATTCCCTATATAGATTTTGGAACGGATTCCGATGAAGCAGTGGATTATCCAGATTTTGCCGCCAAGGTCGCCCAGGCCGTGGTCAGCGGGCAGTGTCAGCGGGGGATCTTGATCTGCGGTACGGGAATCGGCATGTGTATTGCGGCGAACAAAGTGCGGGGAATCCGGGCGGCCAGTTGCAGTGATACCTTTTCTGCTCGGGCCAGCCGGGAGCATAACGATGCGAACGTGCTTTGTTTGGGAGCCCGAGTGTTGGGGCCCGGGCTGGCCGTTGAACTGGTGGACGTGTGGTTGCATACCCAGTTTCAAGCGGAGCACCCCCGACACAAGCGCAGAATCGATAAGATGATGCAACTGGAAGACTAGTGGGAGAGAATGTTTCCCGGAGGGGAGGAAACAGGATCGTCTTTGCCGGTTGGCAACCAGCGGAGATGGTTCTGTGTACGTTGTGCGGCCGAGTTGGGATCAATACTTCATGGAGATTGCAAAGTTGGTGGCTAAGCGGTCCACTTGTCTGCGCCGGCAGGTGGGTGCAGTGCTGGTTCGGGATAAAAGGATCGTAGCCACAGGATATAACGGCGCTCCCGCCAATTTGCCCCATTGCTTGGATATTGGCTGTCTACGACAGGAGCAGTCGATTCCCTCAGGACAACGGCATGAGCTTTGTCGTGGGATTCACGCAGAGCAGAATGCGATTATCCAAGCCGCCTTGCATGGTGTGAGTACTAAGGACTGTAGTATCTATGTTACGCACCAACCCTGTATCCTGTGTGCTAAGATGCTGATCAACGCGGGCATCGTGCGGGTTATTTACGCGGGGGATTACCCCGATGAGGTGGCCGCCCAATTGTTGAAAGAGGCGGGGATCGCGGTGGAAGCGGTAAGTCCTTAGGGAGGCGTTAAAGGGTGGTTAGGGCGGCGATTTTCAGCTTTTTTTTCAGTGCGGTGGCCAGCGGTGTGCTTTATTCCCTTGCACCCAGATTGAGGTTGCTGGATTATCCCAATCATCGCCGCATTAACCCCCAGCCTTTAGCCAACGGCGGCGGTATCGCCATCGTGTTGGGGATCCTTCTGTCTACCCTGTTTTTTCTTGACGGTCCGGGATTTGTCAGTATTCCCCTTCTTATGATTCTAGTCTTGGGGATTTGCGACGACATTTTTGAACTGAGGGCCCTGTATAAGCTCATCGGTCAACTGGTGGTGGCGGCGGTAGCAGTGGCTGGGGGGATCTTGATCCCTGAGGTGACCGGCCCTCTGACCGGCAGGTCCCTGTCTTTGGGGTGGCTAGCCTATCCTGCCACGGTGATTTGGCTTGTCGCCATGACCAACGTGATAAACTTCGTGGACGGCTTGGACGGACTGGCGGGGGGAATCAGCCTCGCTTGCTGTCTCTATCTGTATGTAACCTTCCGGCAGCTGGGTCTCATGGCGGAAGGAGCGATGGTGTTGGTGATGGCCGGCGCGCTCGTTGGTTTCTTACCCTTCAATTTCCCCCGGGCCAAGTTAGTGCTGGGAGATGCGGGGGCGATGAGTCTCGGGTTCCTGCTGGCGGTACTGATGACGCGGCTGTCGGGGGTAGGGGCCTTTCGTCCTTCGGTACTCTTTATCCTGTTGGCCCTACCTATTTTGGACACTGCCTGGGCCATCTACCGTCGGACCAAACGTAAGACACCCTTTTACCTTGGGGACCGGGAGCATTTACATTATCGTTTGGCCGATCATCTGCGGTCAGGGACCGTAGCCTCAGCGGTACTGGTGCTGATGAGCCTTGGAAATACCGGTATCGCCCTTGGGTTAAGCCATTTGCCCGCCTGGGTATCACTCCCTGTGGTTGTTTTCTTGAGTTATGGCTATACCTTGATGGCCCAACGGTTGCAGGTGATCCCTCCTTTGAGATGGGGAAGAAGCGGGTTACATAAGTGAGGCAGTAGATGAGGGGGGAAGTCTTGAAAAGGCGGCTATCTGTACTGTGTGTTTTTGGTACCAGACCGGAAGCCATTAAAATGGCCCCCCTAGTCCTTCTGTTAAAAAGGGAACCGGATATCCGTCCCATTGTGGTGGTGACGGCGCAACATCGGGAAATGCTCGATCAGGTACTAGACATTTTCTCGATCCGGCCCGATTATGACCTAGATTTGATGCGTCCGGGTCAGACTTTGACCCAAGTTACCTGTGGGGTGCTGACTGGTCTGGAGGCGATTATTGCCCGGGAAGATCCCGATCTGGTGCTGGTCCACGGGGATACCACCACCAGCATGGCGGCAGCCCTAGCTAGTTACTATGGGAGAAGACCACTTGGACATGTGGAAGCAGGACTGCGGACCGGGGATAAGTATAATCCCTATCCGGAGGAGATGAATCGTCGGATTACTAGTAATCTGGGCGACTTGCATTTTTCCCCTACGGCCGCGGCCAAAGGGAACCTGTTGGCGGAAGGTGTTCCCGAGGAGAAGATCTACGTAACTGGAAACACGGTGGTGGATGCTCTTCGGTATATCATCGAACATCACCGAAGCTTTTCTGATCCAGCCCTGGAAAGGCTTGTAGAGTCCACTGCACGATTGATTCTGCTTACGGCCCATCGGAGGGAGAGTTGGGGTGCCGGTTTGCGGGAGATCTTTGCGGCGGTGAGGGACTTAGTGAGGGATTTTTCCGATGTGCAGGTGGTGTTCCCGGTACATCGGAATCCGGTGGTGAGGGACCAGGCTACCGCGGCCTTTGGTGGGCAGGAGCGTATCCACTTGATCCCTCCTCCCGCCTACAACGATTTTGTGCGATTGATGCAGCGGGCCTATCTTGTTTTGACCGATTCCGGTGGAATTCAGGAAGAGGCGCCGGGATTGGGCGTGCCGGTCGTGGTCCTTCGGAACACCACCGAACGCCCCGAGGGTTTGGCGACGGGGAACGCGGTATTGGCCGGTACCAGGCGGGAGGGAATCTATCGACTGGTGGCTGACCTCCTCCAGGACCGGGAGAAGCATCGCCAGATGGCCCTGGCACCTAATCCTTACGGTGATGGCAAGGCAAGTGTGCGGATCCGTGATGCCATATATCATCATTTTGGGCGAATAGCTAACCGTCCGCGGGACTATGTAATCTAGCAAAAGAAGGACGTGAAGGCCGTGTCCCCAGAACAGTCTGTGCAGACGGAAACACCGAAGCGGAAGGAGACAAAGGTACCACCGGTGCTCCGGGTGGCCCTCCGTTTGGTTGGCGTGTGGTGCGTCTATTTGTTGTTGATGCACCAGGGGGCCCGGGTGATGGAAGAGGGCCTTTTGGAGTATCCCTTGGTGTGGGGTCTACAGCAGGCCGGGGTACATATTACCCGTCTGGAGATTTCCGCGGACGTATATCTGGGACCAGAATATTTCGGCCTAGGGGAGTTGAAGGAAGTGGCCATGGCCTTCGCCCAGCGATTGGGACTGAAACCAGCTGGCCTGGAGCTGTTGGCGGAGGCGGAGGCGGGGTTCAACCGCGTGCGGGCCTATGGCGAAGAACCGTTAAAAACGGTGGCGGTGGTGGCCACCTCCTTTGGTGGTGAACACTGGGTTTACGATCAGGTGGCTTCCGAGACCATCCTTTCGGTCCATTGGATCGAGGGGGCGGAAGACCGGAGCCTGGATGTGTGGTCATCGCGTCGCAAGATCAAGCGGGCCTGCCGTAAAGTAGGGGAGCTGCAGAGTTTTCACCTGGTGTTTGTCGGATGGTTTCCGGGTGTTTTCACGCACGAAGACTTAGCCCTGTTGTTAGACCAGATTTCCGGTCACTGCAGGGATAGCAGTGAAGTAATGGATGCGGAACAGCTATTTAGAGTCTATTCTCCCCGCCTCGCAGAGGTGGTGACCCTTCCCCAAATAGGTGCTGTTAATGTGGAGATCAGAACACTCTACGACCCCCAAAGGGAGGTAACTTACCTTCGGATCGGAGTGCCCACCCTGCCCCAATAATTCTATACACATGTATTAAATTGGTAGCCCCGGGAAGAATAACTAACGGGGTGATTTTATGACAAACATC
This genomic window contains:
- a CDS encoding undecaprenyl/decaprenyl-phosphate alpha-N-acetylglucosaminyl 1-phosphate transferase, which translates into the protein MVRAAIFSFFFSAVASGVLYSLAPRLRLLDYPNHRRINPQPLANGGGIAIVLGILLSTLFFLDGPGFVSIPLLMILVLGICDDIFELRALYKLIGQLVVAAVAVAGGILIPEVTGPLTGRSLSLGWLAYPATVIWLVAMTNVINFVDGLDGLAGGISLACCLYLYVTFRQLGLMAEGAMVLVMAGALVGFLPFNFPRAKLVLGDAGAMSLGFLLAVLMTRLSGVGAFRPSVLFILLALPILDTAWAIYRRTKRKTPFYLGDREHLHYRLADHLRSGTVASAVLVLMSLGNTGIALGLSHLPAWVSLPVVVFLSYGYTLMAQRLQVIPPLRWGRSGLHK
- a CDS encoding DUF1385 domain-containing protein; its protein translation is MSSKRFSYGGQAVIEGVMMRGRRTMAIAVRNNNRDIVLNEETLQPLADKYPFLGWPIIRGAVSLVETLVISIKALNYSASVIAEDEGEELGTKELVLTMAMALLLTVGIFIVLPAFLLRFVQSHITSNVLLNVVEGLIKITLFVSYIALISQMADIRRVFQYHGAEHKTINCYEQGEELTLNNVRKHSPIHARCGTNFILIVFFTSIFIFSFFGRPPFLIRVLTHLAILPLVAGLSYEVIKLAGKKNANPLVRAVAKPGLLLQKLTTREPDDDQIMVAIRSLEAVLNQEERKNQNA
- a CDS encoding threonylcarbamoyl-AMP synthase, with product MAQAAAILRQGGLVAFPTETVYGLGANALDEVAVAGIFQAKGRPQDNPLIVHVAEQEQLYDLVQSVPSCARDLIGRFWPGPLSLIFKKAPQVPLRTTGGLDTVAIRMPDHPVALKLIAEAQVPVAAPSANVSGRPSPTTAAHVHRDLAGRIDCIIDGGPTGIGVESTVLDLTSTPPMVLRPGGVTVEELREILGPVDLDPALEEERTVRIARSPGMKYRHYAPVARVHLVLDRPGVEKRVEALAGELAKAGRRVAVMAPAESIPLYTNGQLLLEPMGQVQKPVTIAANLYGLLRKMDHLGVDDIVVQGIEEKGLGLAIMNRLRKAAGGRIVS
- the rpiB gene encoding ribose 5-phosphate isomerase B, which translates into the protein MAEGLLKKRLRELGRTDIKVLSRGVAVGYAAPASENAQKVMAEDYQVDLERHRAALLTAEDLKGASLVLTMTRRHKELLEQEFPWIRDRLFTLKEYAALRSEQEGKYGDGPEDLDIADPFGQGVEIYRKSAREIEKAIEVLLLDLVKGDSWGGSHMVVALGCDHAGVQLKAEIIEYLKEKNIPYIDFGTDSDEAVDYPDFAAKVAQAVVSGQCQRGILICGTGIGMCIAANKVRGIRAASCSDTFSARASREHNDANVLCLGARVLGPGLAVELVDVWLHTQFQAEHPRHKRRIDKMMQLED
- a CDS encoding DNA polymerase IV — translated: MATIVHVDLDAFFAAIEQKRNPEYQNKPVIVGGLGPRGVVSTCSYEARKYGVRSAMPMAQARKLCPHAVFLPPDLDYYHEISTIIHRTFYQFTPVVEHLSVDEAFLDMTGCEHFYKDRQEMGQTIKSRIWSEVGLTASVGIAPNMFLAKIASDLQKPDGLVIIDQDNVHTILDPLPVSKIWGVGTQTQRQLQRYGIHTIKDVRTKSPEYLARILGNSGPVIWQLANGIDHRQVTPNSEAKSISHETTFSTDTADLAQIKGILAEQAAAIGHRLRAQCLSAQTITLKARYNDFYTVTRSTTKEYTFQDDDTIYYEACRLLERLPRRNRPFRLIGVGVSKLSRHQQASLFEDESKRRLSLALDRLTEKYQAPIVHRGTEMKKGQGKNPDPPK
- a CDS encoding cytidine deaminase; amino-acid sequence: MRPSWDQYFMEIAKLVAKRSTCLRRQVGAVLVRDKRIVATGYNGAPANLPHCLDIGCLRQEQSIPSGQRHELCRGIHAEQNAIIQAALHGVSTKDCSIYVTHQPCILCAKMLINAGIVRVIYAGDYPDEVAAQLLKEAGIAVEAVSP
- the wecB gene encoding UDP-N-acetylglucosamine 2-epimerase (non-hydrolyzing), producing MRGEVLKRRLSVLCVFGTRPEAIKMAPLVLLLKREPDIRPIVVVTAQHREMLDQVLDIFSIRPDYDLDLMRPGQTLTQVTCGVLTGLEAIIAREDPDLVLVHGDTTTSMAAALASYYGRRPLGHVEAGLRTGDKYNPYPEEMNRRITSNLGDLHFSPTAAAKGNLLAEGVPEEKIYVTGNTVVDALRYIIEHHRSFSDPALERLVESTARLILLTAHRRESWGAGLREIFAAVRDLVRDFSDVQVVFPVHRNPVVRDQATAAFGGQERIHLIPPPAYNDFVRLMQRAYLVLTDSGGIQEEAPGLGVPVVVLRNTTERPEGLATGNAVLAGTRREGIYRLVADLLQDREKHRQMALAPNPYGDGKASVRIRDAIYHHFGRIANRPRDYVI
- the prfA gene encoding peptide chain release factor 1 → MFEQLASAEKRYEELTKKLGDPEIIGQQQLYTQYAKEHADLGRLVELYREYKAVEEELSELDTMSEDDPDLAALIEEEREKLTVRKEKLTKELRLMLLPKDPNDDKNVIMEIRAGAGGEEAALFAADLFRMYNRYAETVNWKVETMSTSTTGLDGLKEVIFMVSGKGAYSRLKYESGVHRVQRVPATEASGRIHTSTATVAVLPEAEEVEVEINPQDIRIDVFRSTGPGGQSVNTTDSAVRITHLPTGIVVSCQDEKSQHKNREKAMKILRARLLDKIQREQQEKLSSERRSQVGTGERSERIRTYNFPQGRVTDHRIGLTLYNLDQVMDGELDLIIEPLIEAEQKLALGNLEEQK
- the prmC gene encoding peptide chain release factor N(5)-glutamine methyltransferase — its product is MGQPSRKVLELLTLSTDYLKKAGVDTPRLDAEVLLAYCLGLERIWLYVYHDRPVTEEELNCYRRLIARRGKHCPVAYLTGEKEFMSLSFHVTPDVLIPRPDTEILVESVITRVSASFPEGEVRIVDIGTGSGAIAVSLAHLLPHVSVMALDISPKALTIAEDNAQRHGVASRCRFLRSDLLSGLPPGYQAHVLVSNPPYISLPQWEELPRSVREYEPEIALKAGADGLDFYRRIFQEAPPYLLPGGYLFLEIGAGQREAVCQLGMAKGWNLEEVHKDHAGIERVLVFCQEDNSRWN